catgagtgatccaaatataatatcagttTCGCAAAATTGATCTGTGAGATCGTTTTACGTGTCACCGGATAAATAAAAGATGAGAAGTTACGTTTCAGAATCATCATATACTTAATGTGAGGGTGGCTTGGCCGTCTCGTTTGTTTTACTGAGAGGATGTTCGATTAAATCACGCGTGTTTCCGATTTAGCAATTAATAGTTATGGGCACCCATTTCAGTTTTTTATGCTGCCATGGATTTTTCTTTAACTTTTAACTTATTAGTATATTTTACACAAATTCAGTTGGTATCATACTATTTTTATGCAAACTTCATCATACAAACGTAGTTGGATTCAGCTTGATTCCGAAAATGCTGTACATTTTACATTTGTTTGACGTGAATGAATGATGTTCATTTCTCTGTACCATCCCAACAAGTCAGATCTCTTGATCATCCAGCCATTTCAGCCTAATTCACTAATAAGTCGCATAGTGATGATAATGGTCAAAGCAACAAATCTCGCACTTCCTAGGCATTCATGAGCTGACATGATTctcccagatttcttttcttgctAGCCCTCTCTTCATCGGAAACCTGTTTCGAACGATCCATCATGCTTGAATCAAGAAACTCGTAAACGAAAGACAGGAAAAGCCCCGGCAGACATCGCTGCATGCAGCTTACCTTTTCGGCCATGAATTGCAAAATTCCTATCAGTTCAGAGAACTCAGGTCTTAAAGATGGTTCCTGCTGCCAACACTTTTCAAGCAATTCAACTATTAGGGGATGAGTGTGCCTTGGTATTGTTGGTCTCAAGCCctgaaaaacattttcatattagGAAAACCGGAATGTCTCTTTTAAGACCATTCGACGAAGAGACGATATGGTAGTTGATATGTGGTGTACCTTCTGGACGACCCCAACTGCTGCCTGTAACGGAGTCAAGTTTGCATATGGTAACTGGTTTCAAGTTAAATAAAGTGATTATTTCATCTACAGAAGTTCAAGAGATTGAAATAACTAAATGACACAAACCTTTCCGGTTAGAAGTTCCCAAAGCACAATTCCAAAGCTGAAAACATCAGCTTTATGATTGTATGGCTTGTGTTCAATAACCTTTCAACATGAAAAAATACGCATGTGAAGCATGTCTAGCCCTCATTTCGATGTAACCGTGGTTCAGTTGAAAAATAGACATGCATAGACAGACCAATTTCTCCTAAAGTTCAAACTCCTTGGAGATATGTTATAATAGGTTTATACGTTGAATAATTAGTGGTACCATTGAAAAATGCAAATCCAGAATCAAGATTACCCAAGAAATGTATTTACAAATTAATTTACACTCGTGTGCAGTAaatgaaaaaattaatgaaCCTCTGGAGCCATCCAGCGATATGTTCCCGTCTCGGCAGTCATGACCCCGGACTGAAGTTGCACTCGAGCAACACCAAAATCAGCAATTTTAACCACCTGCATATCATCAATGATTGTTGATGTGGGGCACACATGCTCcaataaatgtttatgaatgcTACAAACAAATAAATGTTTTTTGGAGATCTATTAGCTTCTTACATCATTTTCATCCATTAAGAGATTGGCCGCCTTTAAGTCCCTGTGAATTATGTTATTATGATGCAAGTAGCTCATTCCTTTAGACACGTCAATCGCGACCTTTAATAAGGCAGGAAGCTTGAAAACGCCCTTTTGTTTGTGCAGGAAGTCATATACACTTCCACCAGGCATGAATTCTGAATAGAGAATCAGAGGTTCAAAAGAAGCAGATGCACACGTCTTGACGCACCCGTTGAAATCACAAAGATGGTAAGTTGTATTACCAGTGACAACACACAAGAGTGGAGGTCTCGTACATGCTCCAATAAATTGAATGACATTTTTGTGCCGGACTTTCCTGAATTAGAAAGATATCAAAAGCTTTAGTTGGTAATATAAATGAAACAATGCATTTTATTTATCCAAACAAATCCCAGTACATCCGAGGAGAAGCTACTTCTTTTTCTAGTCTAGCCTTCCATAGATTTGGCAGATGAAAAAAAGACCAAATTTACCAAAATTCAATCAACAGCAACGGTTTGAATTAGATTATGTAACACAAAAGAAGTGCCTTGATAGCAAAGACAGGCTCTAGAACTCCCAAGCAAAAAAAAAGTAGATTTTCTATGCAGGCGGGTGATGGATGTAGAGaaaattctttcaaaattaTAATTGAATGCTGACTCTTTGATATGTTAAGCTTTTGCTTCTGTAAAATAATACACAGATATGAAAAAAATACGTGCAACAGTTTCTTTACATGAATTGGTATTGATCTAGTTCATCGACATTTTAATCTGCGACTGGGGTTACCTCAATATATAGACTTCTTGGGAAAATTCCCGTTGCATGTTTCCATTAATGAACTCAGTCTTGAAAACTTTGATCGCCACATCTTGACTTCGAAACGACCCTTTGTATCTGTGTTGATTTTCATAGTTATATATATTGGTCTAAATAAAACTGCCAACTCCATGACAGCTAGAGAGATTAAACTCACAAGTCTCCGTTCGACCCT
The Primulina eburnea isolate SZY01 chromosome 5, ASM2296580v1, whole genome shotgun sequence genome window above contains:
- the LOC140832632 gene encoding serine/threonine-protein kinase STY46-like isoform X3, yielding MGDSESCSSRQSEWSPVQGRKRRQKAAVFNEVLERLKELDVEEAAEHGFEDELWAHFSMLPDRYTLDVNTERAEDVLRHKKLLSLARDPLTRPAVDVRLVQVLLEDAVHSSFFKGGNAFGFDGPLHEITISTKDKPKLLSGLTSLMSEIGLNIQEAHAFSTIDGYSLDVFVVDGWEHKGIEHLRNTLVKEIPNIEKQSMGVKQELVSPAGGQGQRSNTFPPNNVEIPFDGSDVWEINTKLLDFEYKIASGSNGDLYKGSFRSQDVAIKVFKTEFINGNMQREFSQEVYILRKVRHKNVIQFIGACTRPPLLCVVTEFMPGGSVYDFLHKQKGVFKLPALLKVAIDVSKGMSYLHHNNIIHRDLKAANLLMDENDVVKIADFGVARVQLQSGVMTAETGTYRWMAPEVIEHKPYNHKADVFSFGIVLWELLTGKLPYANLTPLQAAVGVVQKGLRPTIPRHTHPLIVELLEKCWQQEPSLRPEFSELIGILQFMAEKVSDEERASKKRNLGESCQLMNA